The proteins below come from a single Leifsonia sp. 1010 genomic window:
- a CDS encoding CDGSH iron-sulfur domain-containing protein, with protein MTAHDEEPVIVACPDGPLLVRGHVDLTTPDGTPIEQHRRTVALCRCGVSTIKPFCDGSHKAVHFRTDR; from the coding sequence ATGACCGCCCACGACGAGGAGCCGGTCATCGTCGCCTGCCCGGACGGCCCCCTGCTCGTCCGCGGCCACGTCGACCTGACCACCCCCGACGGCACGCCGATCGAGCAGCACCGGCGCACGGTCGCGCTCTGCCGCTGCGGCGTCTCCACGATCAAGCCGTTCTGCGACGGCAGCCACAAAGCGGTGCACTTCCGCACCGACCGCTGA
- a CDS encoding iron-containing redox enzyme family protein, which yields MTPRITPRGPVSEALLDALRADPSAASDDVVRFTENATAALAAEPDLLTDEDLQLTLLLLYGLHYGDTVEADDEWEWNPDLLRTRRAIERVFESQLRERVPVGELPEPNADAVAAYLFDLTSEDGGPSLSRFLAKKATEEQAVEFVIHRSIYTRKEADPHSWAIPRLTGRAKAALVEVQSDEYGAGRPDRIHAEIFGRTMRNLGLDDSYGAYIDNVPAITLASFTMMSMFGLNRSLRGAITGHLAAFEMTSSIPNRFYGNGFRRLGHDDEVTWYYDEHVEADAVHEQIAGRDLAGGLAEQHPELLPDIVFGAAACLYVDGLAGQHMLESFEAGRSSLRQPVAVAA from the coding sequence ATGACACCACGCATCACCCCGCGGGGGCCGGTGAGCGAGGCGCTGCTGGACGCGCTCAGAGCCGATCCCTCCGCCGCATCGGACGACGTCGTCCGCTTTACCGAGAATGCCACCGCCGCGCTCGCAGCGGAGCCGGACCTGCTCACCGACGAGGACCTCCAGCTGACCCTCCTCCTGCTCTACGGCCTCCACTACGGAGATACCGTCGAAGCCGACGACGAGTGGGAGTGGAACCCGGACCTGCTGCGCACCCGCCGAGCCATCGAGCGCGTCTTCGAGAGCCAGCTCCGCGAACGCGTTCCCGTCGGCGAGCTGCCGGAGCCGAACGCGGATGCGGTCGCCGCCTACCTGTTCGACCTCACCTCCGAGGACGGTGGCCCCAGCCTCTCGCGCTTCCTCGCCAAGAAGGCGACGGAGGAGCAGGCGGTGGAGTTCGTCATCCACCGCTCCATCTACACGCGCAAGGAGGCGGACCCGCACTCCTGGGCCATCCCGCGCCTCACCGGCCGGGCGAAGGCCGCGCTCGTCGAGGTGCAGTCCGACGAGTACGGCGCCGGGCGCCCGGACCGCATCCACGCGGAGATCTTCGGCCGCACCATGCGCAACCTCGGGCTCGACGACAGCTACGGCGCCTACATCGACAACGTGCCCGCCATCACGCTCGCGTCGTTCACGATGATGTCGATGTTCGGTCTCAACCGCAGCCTCCGCGGCGCGATCACCGGCCACCTCGCGGCCTTCGAGATGACCTCGTCCATCCCGAACCGTTTCTACGGAAACGGTTTCCGGCGGCTCGGTCACGACGACGAGGTCACCTGGTACTACGACGAGCACGTCGAGGCGGATGCGGTGCACGAGCAGATCGCGGGCCGCGACCTCGCCGGGGGCCTCGCCGAGCAGCATCCCGAACTCCTGCCCGACATCGTCTTCGGCGCCGCCGCCTGCCTCTACGTGGACGGCCTCGCCGGTCAGCACATGCTGGAGAGCTTCGAGGCGGGCCGCAGCTCGCTCCGCCAGCCCGTGGCGGTGGCCGCATGA
- a CDS encoding CinA family protein, whose protein sequence is MTTENDTDLGETIADLASSAGVTIAVAESLTSDAIASALGASPQAGDWFAGGVVAYSEHVKFDVLGVTPGPVITAECAEQMASGVGRLLSADLVAAVTGAGGPGPEEGKEAGTVFLAHGRPAAPQVEELHLDGDPEEVVKATVDKALAALARDLEAQRP, encoded by the coding sequence ATGACGACGGAGAACGACACCGACCTCGGCGAGACGATCGCCGACCTCGCCTCCTCCGCCGGCGTCACCATCGCGGTCGCGGAATCGCTGACCAGCGATGCGATCGCCTCGGCCCTCGGCGCGTCGCCGCAGGCGGGCGACTGGTTCGCCGGCGGGGTCGTCGCCTACTCCGAGCACGTCAAGTTCGACGTGCTCGGAGTGACGCCCGGCCCCGTGATCACGGCCGAGTGCGCCGAGCAGATGGCGTCGGGCGTCGGGAGGCTGCTCAGCGCCGACCTCGTCGCCGCGGTCACCGGCGCGGGCGGCCCCGGGCCCGAGGAGGGCAAGGAGGCGGGCACGGTCTTCCTCGCCCACGGCCGGCCGGCCGCACCGCAGGTCGAGGAGCTCCACCTCGACGGCGACCCCGAAGAGGTGGTCAAGGCCACCGTCGACAAGGCGCTGGCGGCTCTCGCGCGAGACCTGGAGGCGCAGCGACCATGA
- a CDS encoding PRC-barrel domain-containing protein: protein MILSDLLGSPVLTAEGERLGVVVDARFVLDGPPDGMLAAARLHGLVVSPHAHGSFAGYERRDVDAPALIARFLRWRARGSVLVLWPDLASFTDDVIRLRAGATLYSPRFDSSEV, encoded by the coding sequence ATGATCCTGAGTGACCTGCTCGGCAGCCCGGTGCTGACCGCGGAAGGGGAACGGCTCGGCGTCGTGGTCGACGCCCGCTTCGTTCTCGACGGGCCGCCGGACGGAATGCTCGCCGCGGCCCGCCTGCACGGTCTTGTCGTGAGCCCGCACGCCCACGGCTCCTTCGCGGGCTACGAGCGGAGAGACGTGGATGCGCCCGCACTGATCGCTCGCTTCCTGCGCTGGCGTGCGCGCGGTTCCGTGCTGGTGCTGTGGCCGGACCTCGCGTCGTTCACGGACGACGTCATCCGGCTCCGCGCGGGCGCGACGCTCTACTCGCCGCGGTTCGACTCCTCGGAGGTATGA
- a CDS encoding glycosyltransferase, with protein sequence MGDSTLRFLRDGYLFGTRGFRSAGRDHFRSRLLGRPVLVMRGADAARFFYEGGRFSREGAMPRSVLKLLQDEGSVQSLEGHAHRRRKELFLGLLMGPSGDALVERFREELLRAVAQAGGDEVVLLDLFHDVLTRAVTGWAGLPDAVAADLRSSRVLAQMVDAAGTVGPENWAVRARRSRAERLLADAVRKERATPTAPEDSPFAVIAAYTEPTSGAEAAHPLPPEVAAVELLNLLRPVVAVGRYLTFAALALHRHPGWRADLAGGDDAGVRWFAQEVRRFYPFFPVIGGRATRDLDWKDEHVRTGARPVRHDARSGHLGPAEPFPAAALRRARGGAQHPDPAGRWRLSRRPPLPRGACDGRPGGCGHPHARPRTRLGGAAAGPPHQPPHLSRPPAQRTGRDRSAGVGAGGRMSLDAEYVLPLRWSDDTGLAELVEYLTRLREQIDVTVVDGSEPERFSAHARAFPPGVRHLPAEPWPGHNGKVAGVMTGLRTARHDRVVLADDDVRYDEGALRAVVAMLDVGDLVRPQNVFDPAPWHARWDTGRTLLNRALGHDYPGTLAVRHSLVLAAGGYDGDVLFENLELIRTVQAAGGRVIAADRIGVTRRPPEVGHFLRQRVRQAYDDFAQPARLAVELAVLPLALASLRRPRRLLLGVLAVVALAEAGRRRAGGRRLFPPTAALWAPAWLAERAVCVWLAVGARLRGGVRYSDGRLRRAATPLRTLRRASSRRRFVPNVR encoded by the coding sequence ATGGGCGACAGCACCCTCCGCTTCCTCCGCGACGGCTACCTCTTCGGCACGCGCGGCTTCCGTTCTGCCGGACGCGACCACTTCCGCAGCCGTCTGCTCGGCCGTCCCGTGCTCGTGATGCGCGGGGCGGACGCCGCGCGCTTCTTCTACGAAGGCGGCCGCTTCTCTCGGGAGGGCGCCATGCCGCGCAGCGTCTTGAAGCTGCTGCAGGACGAGGGGAGCGTGCAGTCGCTGGAGGGCCATGCGCACCGCCGGCGCAAGGAGCTGTTCCTCGGACTCCTGATGGGCCCGTCGGGCGACGCTCTGGTCGAACGGTTCCGCGAGGAGCTCCTGCGGGCGGTGGCGCAGGCGGGCGGCGACGAAGTCGTGCTGCTCGACCTGTTCCACGACGTGCTCACGCGTGCCGTGACCGGCTGGGCTGGTCTGCCCGACGCGGTGGCGGCCGACCTGCGGAGCAGCCGCGTGCTCGCCCAGATGGTGGATGCGGCCGGGACGGTCGGGCCGGAGAACTGGGCCGTCCGCGCTCGGCGGTCGCGGGCGGAGCGATTGCTCGCCGACGCCGTTCGCAAAGAACGCGCCACGCCGACGGCGCCGGAGGACTCGCCGTTCGCGGTGATCGCCGCGTACACAGAGCCCACGTCCGGCGCCGAGGCCGCCCATCCCCTTCCTCCCGAGGTCGCGGCCGTCGAGCTGCTCAATCTGCTGCGGCCGGTCGTCGCCGTCGGCCGGTACCTCACGTTCGCCGCCCTTGCGCTGCACCGGCACCCCGGCTGGCGGGCCGACCTCGCCGGCGGGGATGATGCCGGGGTGCGCTGGTTCGCACAGGAGGTGCGCCGGTTCTATCCCTTCTTCCCGGTGATCGGCGGCCGGGCGACCCGCGACCTCGACTGGAAGGACGAGCACGTGCGTACCGGCGCTCGACCTGTACGGCACGACGCACGATCCGGCCATCTGGGACCAGCCGAACCGTTTCCTGCCGCAGCGCTTCGACGGGCTCGTGGTGGAGCCCAACACCCTGATCCCGCAGGGCGGTGGCGGCTATCACGACGACCACCGCTGCCCCGGGGAGCCTGTGACGGTCGACCTGGTGGATGCGGGCATCCGCATGCTCGCCCGCGAACTCGACTGGGCGGTGCCGCAGCAGGACCTCCGCATCAGCCTCCGCACCTTTCCCGCCCGCCCGCGCAGCGGACTGGTCGTGACCGGTCTGCGGGCGTCGGAGCCGGCGGCCGTATGAGTCTCGACGCCGAGTACGTGCTGCCGCTCCGCTGGTCGGACGACACCGGCCTCGCGGAGCTGGTGGAGTACCTCACGCGCCTGCGGGAGCAGATCGACGTCACGGTGGTCGACGGATCGGAGCCGGAGCGCTTCAGCGCGCATGCGCGGGCGTTCCCGCCGGGCGTCCGCCACCTCCCCGCAGAGCCGTGGCCCGGTCACAACGGCAAGGTCGCCGGGGTCATGACCGGTCTCCGGACCGCCCGCCACGATCGCGTCGTACTGGCCGACGACGACGTCCGGTACGACGAGGGGGCGTTGCGCGCGGTCGTCGCCATGCTCGACGTCGGCGACCTCGTGCGGCCCCAGAACGTGTTCGACCCCGCGCCGTGGCATGCGCGCTGGGACACCGGGCGCACCCTCCTGAACCGCGCCCTCGGCCACGACTACCCGGGCACGCTCGCCGTTCGCCACTCGCTCGTGCTGGCGGCGGGCGGGTACGACGGCGACGTGCTCTTCGAGAACCTGGAGCTCATCCGCACCGTCCAGGCGGCGGGCGGACGGGTGATCGCCGCCGATCGGATCGGCGTGACCCGGCGGCCGCCCGAGGTCGGGCACTTCCTCCGGCAGCGGGTGCGGCAGGCGTACGACGACTTCGCCCAACCGGCGCGGCTTGCGGTGGAACTGGCCGTGCTGCCCCTTGCCCTCGCCTCGCTGCGGCGTCCGCGCCGTCTGCTCCTCGGAGTTCTCGCCGTGGTGGCGCTCGCCGAGGCGGGCCGCCGCCGTGCCGGAGGCCGACGGCTGTTCCCGCCGACGGCCGCCCTGTGGGCGCCCGCGTGGCTGGCCGAGCGCGCCGTCTGCGTCTGGCTGGCCGTCGGCGCCCGCCTGCGCGGCGGGGTCCGCTACTCCGACGGCCGCCTCCGCCGTGCGGCGACCCCGCTCCGTACTCTCCGCCGCGCTTCGTCACGCCGACGATTCGTGCCGAATGTGCGCTAA
- a CDS encoding DUF4383 domain-containing protein, whose protein sequence is MTTADPTDRGFADRDDRRYAGTAVQKASLVAGIVFLVVGIAGFIPGLTTNYGALTFAGHDSMAMLLGVFQVSVLHNLVHLIYGVGGLAFAATRIGSRMYLVVGGIVYAVIWLYGLLFGGDHPANIVPLNSADNWLHLFLAAAMILLGVLLSPRGAGVNRPATRV, encoded by the coding sequence ATGACCACCGCAGACCCCACCGACCGCGGTTTCGCCGACCGCGACGACCGTCGTTACGCGGGCACCGCCGTCCAGAAGGCGTCGCTCGTCGCCGGGATCGTCTTCCTCGTCGTGGGCATCGCCGGGTTCATCCCGGGCCTGACGACGAACTACGGCGCGCTCACGTTCGCCGGGCACGACTCGATGGCGATGCTGCTCGGCGTGTTCCAGGTGTCCGTGCTGCACAATCTGGTGCACCTGATCTACGGCGTCGGCGGGTTGGCGTTCGCCGCGACCCGGATCGGCTCGCGCATGTACCTCGTCGTCGGGGGAATCGTGTACGCCGTGATCTGGCTGTACGGACTCCTGTTCGGCGGCGACCATCCGGCGAACATCGTGCCGCTGAACTCCGCCGACAACTGGCTGCACCTGTTCCTCGCCGCCGCCATGATCCTGCTCGGCGTGCTGCTGAGTCCGCGCGGGGCGGGCGTCAATCGTCCGGCGACGCGGGTCTGA